Below is a window of Candidatus Methylacidiphilales bacterium DNA.
GCCGAACGCGTCGAGCGTTCCTACGGGCAAGAAGAGTAAGAGCCCTCTCGTGTCATCAACGGTCGGTTTTAGCTATCAGCTATCGGCCGTCAGCTTTCAGCTTTTCGGCCACCGTAATCAGTCGTCCGTCCACCGCCTCCCCCATTTCCTCTCGTCCTCTTACTCGCTCTCGTGCTCGTTCTCTCCATCCCCGTTCAAGTTTCCCGAAGGCCCCGTCGGGCAACGCCCTCACGGGGAGGTTTGAAATTACAGCTTTCCACTTTCCTCCATATTAGACAGAGAAATCCTTCTTCCTTGCTGTCGGCCATCAGCTGTCCGCTTTCAGTTTATCCTTACACGCCCCGGCCCGATCAATCACCGGTCGATAAAACTATGAGAGGACAACCCTCCAAGCGGCACCCAGCGCTCCGCTGCTGGAACTCAACTATTGAACTACTATTCCATGCCTTGATTGTATTACACGCAATTGTTTTTTTTGATTACCTTTTTGTCGATCAATCACTTGAGAATATCACTGAAAATGCAAAAATATGCAGAAGCAAATGGGCGACTAAACAAATACGGCTTGAAGATTGGATCCCGAGAATTTTTGTATTCAGATATGAACATATTCCGCATGAAGATTTTTCTAACACCTCCACCTGTTTCAACTTGAAAATCCGGGAAGCTTCTGCAACGTCGGTCCATGAGGCCAACAATCCTGTGTGCTTTACTCGTCCTGCCTTTGTTCCATGCATTAGCTTCTTACGGCACCTTGCTTAAAACTTACAACTTTGCCGCCGGCGATATGGTCCGGGATCCGATTCGAGACATTATGTATTGCACGGTTCCCGAAACTAACAGTGTGGCAGCAATTGACACAAATACACTTGAAGTAATCGCCACCATTTATTGCGGAAGCAATCCAGCTGCCCTGGATGTCACCCAAGATGGAAATTTGCTCTTTGTAGCCAATTCAGGATCCACCACCCAAGGCATCGCCAAAATTGATCTACAGACATTCACACTACTCGGTTACATCGCAACCACCCAAAATTGTTATGATGTGGCAGCCGGCTCAGATAAAATAGTTTATACACGCGAAAATCAAATCAGGGCATACAACACTGAAACGGGAGCGGTCCTCAGTGGGGCACCATCCGGAGTATTTATCTACTCAGGTAAAATTGCCCTCAGTCCTGACCGAAAAACACTTTTCTATTACCAAAGCGGCCTCAGTCCCTCCACTTGGTACAAACTGGACGTCACCCAATGGCCCGCAACGGTTTCAAGTTCTGGCACCTATGGTTCCAACGGCTCCGATTTTGC
It encodes the following:
- a CDS encoding YncE family protein, encoding MRPTILCALLVLPLFHALASYGTLLKTYNFAAGDMVRDPIRDIMYCTVPETNSVAAIDTNTLEVIATIYCGSNPAALDVTQDGNLLFVANSGSTTQGIAKIDLQTFTLLGYIATTQNCYDVAAGSDKIVYTRENQIRAYNTETGAVLSGAPSGVFIYSGKIALSPDRKTLFYYQSGLSPSTWYKLDVTQWPATVSSSGTYGSNGSDFALSADGQFITFASGAPYSVDKLSSTNPTSSFGTFNTGAYPRSVTYSADGSTLFATHTSGHIDAWDAATYVLKANIILTGEAYSLLTDRKSRVLFAGDIRFQSPNLLRAFFIGQSENDVPLNTEILRAVEITWDSEVGQLYQVQWRQLANDTLSWQDLGSPILGNGLRMSVFDKPRDFRAKFYRVTKVSP